One genomic region from Conexibacter woesei DSM 14684 encodes:
- a CDS encoding glycosyltransferase, with the protein MTEAGQTVCLNMIVKDEAAVIARCLASVRPFVDCWTIVDTGSTDATRELVREQLADLPGELHERPWVDFGHNRSEALALARGRADYVLVIDADETLEPAPGFVLPPLTADAYDLEVRYDGVSYLRRQLLRDGLEWAYHGVLHEHVHCDAAETVAPLPGLVTRVRHDGARSRDPLTYRRDALVLERALLDEPENTRYAFYLAQSHRDGGQLERAIEAYERRIELGGWSEETWFSRYQIALLQERLERPWPEVQQAYLAAFAAAPDRAEPLFRIGLHHQVQREHAVAQLFFAHAMTLPPPALDRLFVERPLYDYLLPIEYAVAAYWIGDHATAIRTNNALLRSGQVPPEAIGRIVRNRRYSLDARHPEQTGATVGAVHVVLVARDPGPELDDAVESVLGQDDGACDVVVIDDGSRSPLGEHLPGDPRVRLIRRGEHEAAGRDAALGAFVAGDCAPDDVVLELPVGESLADRNVVAAVTAAFADPGCRLVYGPRRRLDGRLAAGEPVTDAAAFATDGAAARDGAMLCFRASLWTDAAAADGAVSDADVLWRAAGFDGTRFLDTALTRELAPPVPQATPLAATPLAATAPPATALPATALPATALPATALPATALPATALPASPPSRTHPEPNAAPAAAPPPQPSVSCLMVSRDRLGLARLAMRCFADQTHADRELVIVSEAGAGYRRALQRSAEQLELDNVRIVAAEAGTPLGALRNLSVDAADGDVLCQWDDDDLSHPLRVTTQLDGMLRAGARACFLTDHLQFLEREGLVYWIDWTLGGRATEEMQLFPGTVMLWKDARFRYPESGPYASRGEDSVLVNQLFRSVPIARLPGMGHMYLYRYHGRNTFSEEHHMRITSCASPVAAVLPHAERIREALAYYPVPKPVAVFGQDGPALAVS; encoded by the coding sequence GTGACCGAGGCCGGCCAGACGGTCTGTCTCAACATGATCGTCAAGGACGAGGCGGCGGTGATCGCTCGCTGCCTCGCCTCCGTGCGTCCGTTCGTCGACTGCTGGACGATCGTCGACACCGGCTCGACCGACGCGACGCGCGAGCTGGTGCGCGAACAGCTCGCCGACCTTCCCGGCGAGCTGCACGAGCGCCCGTGGGTCGACTTCGGCCACAACCGCAGCGAGGCGCTCGCGCTCGCGCGCGGCCGCGCCGACTACGTGCTCGTGATCGACGCCGACGAGACGCTCGAGCCCGCGCCGGGCTTCGTCCTCCCGCCGCTGACCGCCGACGCGTACGACCTCGAGGTCCGCTACGACGGTGTCTCGTACCTGCGCCGCCAGCTGCTGCGCGACGGGCTGGAGTGGGCCTACCACGGGGTCCTGCACGAGCACGTCCACTGCGACGCGGCGGAGACCGTCGCACCGCTGCCGGGCCTCGTCACGCGCGTGCGGCACGACGGGGCGCGCTCGCGCGACCCGCTCACCTATCGGCGCGACGCGCTCGTGCTCGAACGCGCGCTGCTCGACGAGCCCGAGAACACGCGCTACGCCTTCTACCTCGCGCAGAGCCATCGCGACGGCGGCCAGCTCGAACGCGCGATCGAGGCGTACGAGCGGCGGATCGAGCTGGGCGGCTGGAGCGAGGAGACGTGGTTCTCCCGCTACCAGATCGCCCTGCTCCAGGAACGGCTCGAACGGCCGTGGCCGGAGGTCCAGCAGGCGTACCTCGCCGCGTTCGCCGCCGCGCCGGACCGCGCCGAGCCGCTCTTCCGCATCGGCCTGCACCACCAGGTGCAGCGCGAGCACGCGGTCGCGCAGCTGTTCTTCGCGCACGCGATGACGCTCCCGCCGCCGGCGCTCGACCGCCTCTTCGTCGAGCGGCCGCTGTACGACTACCTGCTGCCGATCGAGTACGCCGTCGCCGCCTACTGGATCGGCGACCACGCGACCGCGATCCGCACGAACAACGCGCTGCTGCGCTCGGGGCAGGTGCCGCCGGAGGCGATCGGCCGGATCGTGCGCAACCGCCGCTACAGCCTCGACGCGCGCCACCCCGAGCAGACCGGCGCGACCGTCGGCGCCGTGCATGTCGTGCTCGTCGCGCGGGATCCCGGCCCCGAGCTGGACGACGCGGTCGAGAGCGTCCTGGGCCAGGACGACGGCGCGTGCGACGTCGTCGTGATCGACGACGGCTCGCGCAGCCCGCTCGGCGAGCACCTGCCCGGCGATCCGCGTGTGCGGCTGATCCGCCGCGGCGAGCACGAGGCGGCCGGGCGCGACGCCGCGCTCGGCGCGTTCGTCGCCGGCGACTGCGCGCCGGACGACGTCGTGCTGGAGCTTCCGGTCGGGGAGAGCCTGGCGGACCGGAATGTCGTCGCGGCGGTGACGGCGGCGTTCGCCGATCCCGGCTGCCGCCTGGTGTACGGCCCGCGCCGGCGGCTCGACGGGCGCCTGGCGGCCGGCGAGCCGGTCACCGACGCGGCCGCCTTCGCGACCGACGGCGCGGCGGCGCGCGATGGCGCGATGCTCTGCTTCCGCGCGTCGCTGTGGACGGATGCCGCGGCCGCCGACGGCGCCGTGTCGGACGCCGACGTGCTCTGGCGCGCGGCCGGCTTCGACGGCACCCGCTTCCTCGACACGGCGCTGACGCGAGAGCTTGCGCCGCCCGTGCCGCAGGCGACGCCGCTCGCCGCGACGCCGCTCGCCGCGACCGCGCCGCCCGCGACCGCGCTGCCCGCGACCGCGCTGCCCGCGACCGCGCTGCCCGCGACCGCGCTGCCCGCGACCGCGCTGCCCGCGACCGCGCTGCCCGCGTCTCCGCCCTCCCGCACGCACCCGGAGCCGAACGCCGCTCCGGCCGCCGCGCCGCCGCCGCAGCCGTCCGTCAGCTGCCTGATGGTCAGCCGCGACCGCCTCGGCCTCGCGCGCCTGGCGATGCGCTGCTTCGCCGACCAGACGCACGCCGACCGCGAGCTGGTGATCGTCTCCGAGGCCGGCGCCGGCTACCGGCGCGCGCTCCAGCGCTCAGCCGAGCAGCTGGAGCTCGACAACGTGCGGATCGTCGCCGCCGAGGCGGGCACGCCGCTCGGCGCGCTGCGCAACCTGTCGGTCGACGCCGCCGACGGCGACGTGCTGTGCCAGTGGGACGACGACGACCTCAGCCATCCGCTGCGCGTCACGACGCAGCTCGACGGCATGCTGCGCGCCGGCGCGCGCGCCTGCTTTCTCACCGACCACCTGCAGTTCCTCGAACGCGAGGGGCTCGTGTACTGGATCGACTGGACGCTCGGCGGGCGCGCGACCGAGGAGATGCAGCTGTTCCCGGGCACGGTGATGCTGTGGAAGGACGCCCGCTTCCGCTATCCCGAGAGCGGCCCGTACGCGAGCCGCGGCGAGGACTCCGTGCTCGTCAACCAGCTGTTCCGCAGCGTGCCGATCGCGCGACTGCCCGGGATGGGCCACATGTACCTCTACCGCTACCACGGGCGCAACACGTTCTCCGAGGAGCACCACATGCGGATAACGAGCTGCGCCTCGCCGGTCGCCGCGGTGCTGCCGCACGCCGAGCGGATCCGCGAGGCGCTCGCCTACTACCCGGTCCCGAAACCGGTCGCCGTCTTCGGCCAGGACGGCCCGGCGCTCGCCGTCAGCTGA
- a CDS encoding collagen-like triple helix repeat-containing protein: MSPEDGPRGLGDDPSLAWNYMVLNSLTGPTGPAGERGQRGEAGPPGRQGDQGRQGDQGRQGDQGRQGDQGRQGDQGRQGDQGRQGDQGRQGDQGRQGDQGRQGDQGRQGDQGRQGDQGRQGDQGRQGEPGRQGEPGRQGEPGRKGDQGRQGDQGRQGDQGRQGDQGRQGDQGRQGEPGRKGDQGRQGDQGRQGDPGRTGDRGGPGPPGRTGDIGPTGPIGKTGETGATGPIGPIGVTGPVGPPGPVDRPTLIQELTWAVNYGTRGPAARLIEALSRVIADAPPKGPTYPFGPTGPGRP; the protein is encoded by the coding sequence ATGAGCCCTGAAGACGGACCACGCGGCCTCGGCGACGACCCCAGCCTCGCCTGGAACTACATGGTCCTCAACAGCCTGACCGGCCCGACCGGCCCGGCTGGCGAGAGAGGCCAGAGAGGGGAGGCGGGTCCGCCTGGCAGACAGGGCGACCAGGGCAGACAGGGCGACCAGGGCAGACAGGGCGACCAGGGCAGACAGGGCGACCAGGGCAGACAGGGCGACCAGGGCAGACAGGGCGACCAGGGCAGACAGGGCGACCAGGGCAGACAAGGCGACCAGGGCAGACAAGGCGACCAGGGCAGACAAGGCGACCAAGGCAGACAAGGCGACCAAGGCAGACAAGGCGACCAAGGCAGACAAGGCGACCAAGGCAGACAAGGTGAGCCGGGGAGACAAGGCGAGCCGGGCAGACAGGGCGAGCCGGGGAGAAAGGGCGACCAGGGCAGACAAGGCGACCAGGGCAGACAGGGCGACCAAGGCAGACAAGGCGACCAAGGCAGACAAGGCGACCAGGGCAGACAGGGCGAGCCGGGGAGAAAGGGCGACCAGGGCAGACAAGGCGACCAAGGCAGACAAGGCGACCCCGGCAGAACGGGTGATCGGGGTGGGCCCGGCCCGCCCGGCAGAACGGGCGACATCGGTCCGACAGGGCCGATCGGCAAGACGGGCGAGACCGGCGCGACGGGTCCGATCGGTCCGATCGGCGTCACCGGTCCCGTCGGGCCGCCCGGCCCGGTCGACCGTCCCACGCTGATCCAGGAGCTGACGTGGGCGGTGAACTACGGCACGCGCGGCCCGGCCGCGCGGCTGATCGAGGCGCTCAGCAGGGTGATCGCCGACGCCCCGCCGAAGGGGCCGACCTACCCGTTCGGCCCGACCGGTCCCGGCCGGCCCTGA
- a CDS encoding alpha/beta fold hydrolase, protein MSDAGAISPTEFVRSADGTRIAWRRLGSGPAVVALHGGLGSSRSWEPVARLLAGRCELFLVDRRGRGESDDGAEPYALAREVEDARAVLAVAGRGAALLGHSFGGAVALELARVAEPGEVGALIVYEPAAGVGAKVSAQQLDRLRRLVADDRPEQVAPLAMRLLDDAGLVTADGPLSTLRVKPTAAFRRLAATVPREIAAIAALGDDLDRYATIDVPTLLLVGATSPGGAQAVSARLAATLRRVEVVRLAGLGHVAHTAAPDRVAEPIAAFLAGLHASG, encoded by the coding sequence ATGAGCGACGCTGGCGCGATCAGCCCGACCGAGTTCGTCCGCTCCGCGGACGGCACGCGGATCGCCTGGCGCCGGCTCGGGAGCGGGCCGGCGGTCGTCGCGCTGCACGGCGGGCTCGGCAGCTCGCGCAGCTGGGAGCCGGTCGCACGCCTGCTCGCCGGCCGCTGCGAGCTGTTCCTCGTCGACCGCCGCGGCCGCGGCGAGAGCGACGACGGCGCCGAGCCGTACGCGCTCGCGCGCGAGGTCGAGGACGCGCGCGCGGTGCTCGCGGTCGCCGGCCGCGGCGCCGCGCTGCTCGGCCACTCCTTCGGCGGCGCGGTCGCACTCGAGCTGGCCCGCGTGGCGGAACCCGGCGAGGTCGGCGCGCTGATCGTCTACGAGCCGGCCGCCGGCGTCGGCGCCAAGGTGTCGGCGCAGCAGCTCGACCGCCTCCGCCGGCTCGTCGCCGACGACCGTCCCGAGCAGGTCGCGCCGCTCGCGATGCGGCTGCTCGACGACGCCGGGCTCGTGACCGCGGACGGTCCGCTCTCGACGCTGCGCGTCAAGCCGACGGCCGCCTTCAGACGGCTCGCGGCGACCGTCCCGCGCGAGATCGCCGCGATCGCAGCGCTCGGGGACGACCTCGATCGCTACGCGACGATCGACGTGCCGACGCTGCTGCTGGTCGGGGCGACGAGCCCCGGCGGCGCGCAGGCCGTCTCCGCCCGGCTCGCCGCGACGTTGCGCCGCGTCGAGGTCGTCCGGCTCGCCGGCCTCGGCCACGTCGCCCACACCGCTGCGCCCGATCGCGTTGCGGAGCCGATCGCGGCGTTCCTCGCCGGTCTGCACGCTTCCGGCTGA
- a CDS encoding alpha/beta fold hydrolase, with translation MVSGERIVRANGVELCVETFGDAADPAVLLVHGASASMLWWEQELCERIAARGRHVVRFDNRDTGRSASWPPGRPGYSLRDMTDDAIGVLDALGIERAHVAGRSMAGAIAAGAALRHRERVTALTLVSTSPGGPGLPPMSPEFVSFTGSGGPDPGDAAAVVDYVTGLMRVFSGPSPYFDEQAMRALAVRDVARAASIASCLANHFLIELDEDARLEAIDVPTCVVHGERDPVFPLPHAHALRERIPGAELLVLPRAGHELPAPFWDTFADTVAGRPPLAVGAPAG, from the coding sequence ATGGTGAGCGGAGAGCGGATCGTGCGGGCCAACGGCGTCGAGCTGTGCGTCGAGACGTTCGGCGACGCGGCCGACCCGGCCGTCCTGCTGGTCCACGGCGCGTCGGCGTCGATGCTGTGGTGGGAGCAGGAGCTGTGTGAGCGGATCGCGGCGCGCGGGCGGCACGTCGTCCGCTTCGACAACCGCGACACAGGCCGCTCCGCGAGCTGGCCGCCCGGTCGGCCCGGCTACTCGCTGCGCGACATGACCGACGACGCGATCGGCGTGCTCGACGCGCTCGGGATCGAGCGCGCGCACGTCGCCGGCCGCTCGATGGCCGGCGCGATCGCCGCCGGCGCCGCGCTGCGCCACCGCGAGCGCGTCACCGCGCTGACGCTCGTCTCGACCTCGCCGGGCGGACCGGGCCTGCCGCCGATGTCGCCGGAGTTCGTCTCCTTCACAGGGTCCGGCGGCCCCGACCCCGGCGACGCGGCGGCCGTCGTCGACTACGTCACCGGATTGATGCGCGTCTTCTCCGGACCTTCACCGTACTTCGACGAGCAGGCGATGCGGGCGCTCGCCGTGCGCGACGTGGCGCGCGCGGCCTCGATCGCGTCGTGCCTGGCCAACCACTTCCTGATCGAGCTGGACGAGGACGCGCGGCTGGAGGCGATCGACGTGCCGACGTGCGTCGTCCACGGCGAGCGCGACCCGGTCTTCCCGCTGCCCCACGCGCATGCGCTGCGCGAGCGGATCCCCGGGGCCGAGCTGCTCGTGCTGCCGCGCGCCGGCCACGAGCTGCCCGCGCCGTTCTGGGACACGTTCGCCGACACGGTCGCGGGCCGCCCACCGCTTGCCGTTGGCGCCCCCGCAGGCTAG
- a CDS encoding glycoside hydrolase family 76 protein, producing MIERLHVIGPVRGTSGYDRHTRAFVQSFVQLGVEVELTHLHGWSRELPAAEQPAWLDALGAPVGASTTLHFTMPHQVVPVPGTRTVNYTMFEADRIPAAWARLAREHDAVVLPTAACRAAWVAGGAEPERLRLSPLGVDGAYFSQPAEPLELRTADGTPVRDFGTRFLTIAEPRPRKNLLALLRVWSDATRRGDDAVLIVKLTPFHAYALEQFAADVHAQQQAGGRRAGEAAPVVLLADVLPDDAMRSLFASATHYVSLSHGEGWDMPMAEAAVAGLRLVAPRHTAYVEYLREDEVEFVPARPAPFRPEGRMGAEDTHFFGGLSWWDPDEQAAADAIARIVAGRAVPKLSPAARIADEYSWERSARRLLDVLDATPPPRRERAQTEPGRRRAMTTTSYLDSAAAAADALTTKWFTAEAAGRWVPMDYWKTPTIAAELVTFMRLAGDQRHLAVCDAARDAGASYLTSCGWLDDADTWGRFGVQAYEWLHALGSGDAGSYLTMGTTVGDDLQQQWNDTCAGGLYWMRDPSADGNFKASNATLGLMEIALGLDAIAPDPARRAAGERCWEWMGSKQLVDAHGLVWGGLSSSTCAILADNIPVLQLQGAALKPLWSLYVATGDASLLDAAQRIVAGAFAQFSWQGAQILNTPQDIPWATATEQWKLDHINDALFKGIFIAYLGELTVNLAGVAGREQVAAGYAAAIRANADSLLANYRQPVYGMDWFAQHWSYVPEPDPLLQACLQYSALAAFDAAAAVAAIS from the coding sequence GTGATCGAGCGGCTGCACGTGATCGGGCCCGTGCGTGGGACGAGTGGGTACGACCGTCACACGCGCGCGTTCGTCCAGAGCTTCGTCCAGCTCGGCGTCGAGGTGGAGCTGACGCACCTGCACGGGTGGTCGCGCGAGCTGCCGGCCGCCGAGCAGCCGGCGTGGCTCGACGCGCTCGGGGCGCCGGTCGGCGCCAGCACGACGCTCCACTTCACGATGCCGCACCAGGTCGTGCCGGTCCCCGGCACGCGCACCGTCAACTACACGATGTTCGAGGCCGACCGCATCCCCGCGGCGTGGGCGCGGCTCGCGCGCGAGCACGACGCCGTCGTGCTGCCGACGGCCGCCTGCCGCGCCGCGTGGGTCGCGGGCGGCGCCGAGCCGGAGCGGCTGCGGCTCTCCCCGCTCGGCGTCGACGGCGCCTACTTCTCGCAGCCGGCCGAGCCGCTGGAGCTGCGCACCGCGGACGGGACGCCGGTGCGCGACTTCGGCACGCGCTTCCTGACGATCGCCGAGCCGCGTCCGCGCAAGAACCTGCTCGCGCTGCTGCGCGTCTGGAGCGACGCCACGCGCCGCGGCGACGACGCTGTGCTGATCGTCAAGCTGACGCCGTTCCACGCCTACGCGCTGGAGCAGTTCGCCGCGGACGTCCACGCGCAGCAGCAGGCCGGTGGCCGCCGCGCCGGCGAGGCCGCGCCGGTCGTGCTGCTCGCCGACGTGCTGCCCGACGACGCGATGCGCTCGCTGTTCGCGAGCGCGACGCACTACGTCTCGCTGTCGCACGGCGAGGGCTGGGACATGCCGATGGCCGAGGCCGCCGTCGCGGGTCTGCGGCTCGTCGCGCCGCGCCACACGGCCTACGTCGAGTACCTGCGCGAGGATGAGGTCGAGTTCGTCCCCGCGCGCCCCGCGCCGTTCCGCCCCGAAGGGCGGATGGGCGCCGAGGACACGCACTTCTTCGGCGGCCTGTCGTGGTGGGATCCCGACGAGCAGGCGGCAGCCGACGCGATCGCGCGGATCGTCGCCGGTCGTGCCGTGCCGAAGCTCTCGCCGGCGGCACGGATCGCCGATGAGTACAGCTGGGAGCGGTCCGCACGGCGGCTGCTCGACGTGCTGGACGCGACGCCGCCTCCACGGAGGGAGCGCGCGCAGACCGAACCGGGGAGAAGACGAGCGATGACGACGACCAGCTACCTCGACAGCGCCGCCGCCGCGGCCGACGCGCTGACGACCAAGTGGTTCACCGCCGAGGCGGCCGGCCGGTGGGTGCCGATGGACTACTGGAAGACGCCGACGATCGCCGCGGAGCTGGTGACATTCATGCGGCTCGCCGGCGACCAGCGTCACCTCGCCGTCTGCGACGCCGCGCGCGACGCCGGTGCGTCCTACCTGACGAGCTGCGGCTGGCTCGACGACGCCGACACGTGGGGCCGCTTCGGCGTGCAGGCGTACGAGTGGCTGCATGCGCTCGGCAGCGGCGACGCCGGCTCATACCTGACGATGGGGACGACGGTCGGCGACGACCTCCAGCAGCAGTGGAACGACACCTGCGCCGGCGGGCTGTACTGGATGCGGGACCCGAGCGCGGACGGCAACTTCAAGGCGTCGAACGCGACGCTCGGGCTGATGGAGATCGCGCTCGGGCTCGACGCGATCGCGCCCGATCCGGCGCGGCGCGCGGCGGGCGAGCGCTGCTGGGAGTGGATGGGCTCCAAGCAGCTCGTCGACGCGCACGGGCTCGTGTGGGGCGGGCTGTCGAGCAGCACGTGCGCGATCCTGGCGGACAACATCCCCGTCCTCCAATTGCAGGGGGCCGCGCTGAAGCCGCTGTGGAGCCTCTACGTCGCGACCGGCGACGCGTCGCTGCTCGACGCCGCGCAGCGGATCGTCGCCGGCGCGTTCGCGCAGTTCAGCTGGCAGGGAGCGCAGATCCTCAACACGCCGCAGGACATCCCGTGGGCGACGGCGACCGAGCAATGGAAGCTCGACCACATAAACGACGCGCTCTTCAAGGGCATCTTCATCGCCTACCTGGGCGAGCTGACCGTCAACCTCGCGGGCGTCGCGGGGCGCGAGCAGGTCGCGGCCGGCTACGCGGCGGCGATCCGCGCGAACGCCGACTCGCTGCTGGCGAACTACAGACAGCCGGTCTACGGGATGGACTGGTTCGCCCAGCACTGGAGCTACGTCCCCGAGCCCGATCCGCTGCTCCAGGCGTGCCTCCAGTACAGCGCGCTGGCGGCGTTCGACGCGGCGGCGGCGGTCGCCGCGATCAGCTGA
- a CDS encoding RNA polymerase sigma factor yields the protein MDADTLPLIAHDPVAFETFYRDHVEAVQRFVARRVADPHRAADLTAEVFLAAIESAGSYRADRGSPVAWLFGVARIVVSAEHRRAAREQRANARVDGRRLLGEDDVERMQARIDAAAQARALFAAVAQLPDGERAVLELVALDELSVAEAAAVLGIRPVTARVRLHRARGVLRRQLFDDASTTVAHPLEAS from the coding sequence ATGGACGCCGACACCCTCCCGCTCATCGCCCACGACCCGGTGGCCTTCGAGACCTTCTACCGGGATCACGTCGAGGCGGTGCAGCGGTTCGTCGCGCGGCGCGTCGCCGATCCGCACCGTGCGGCGGATCTGACCGCCGAGGTCTTCCTCGCCGCGATCGAGTCGGCCGGCAGCTACCGCGCGGACCGCGGCAGTCCCGTCGCGTGGCTGTTCGGCGTCGCGCGGATCGTCGTCTCGGCCGAGCACCGCCGCGCCGCCCGCGAGCAGCGCGCGAACGCCCGCGTCGACGGCCGCCGCCTGCTCGGCGAGGACGACGTCGAGCGGATGCAGGCGCGGATCGACGCCGCCGCGCAGGCACGCGCGCTGTTCGCCGCCGTCGCCCAGCTGCCCGACGGCGAGCGCGCCGTGCTGGAGCTGGTCGCGCTCGACGAGCTGAGCGTCGCCGAGGCCGCGGCCGTGCTCGGGATCCGCCCGGTGACCGCGCGCGTGCGCCTGCACCGCGCCCGCGGCGTGCTGCGCCGCCAACTCTTCGATGACGCATCGACCACCGTCGCACACCCTTTGGAGGCATCATGA